The sequence AGCTCTTCACGGCTTAGATTAGAGTTGAGTCCCAACGTTTTAAAGTAATCCTTCATCTCATCACCTTTTTTATGTTTAGATTCATATATCTTAAAATATATTCCTTAGTAATATTATAATTTAAAAATAAAAAATAAGCAATAGATAAGCAAATAAAAAGTAGATACCATAAAAAGTATCTACTAAATTAGATATTAAAAATCTTTATTTCTAAGCCTAGTCTTTATATTATGTCCATTAAGGTAATAATAATCCACACTTTTGAATGGTATATTCTTTAGAGCGTAATCGAGAAAAATCTCATCCCCTTCCCAATGAGGACTTTCATAAAATTCCTCCTCACTCATAAACTTAAGAGTGCCCTCAGAACATTCTTTAATCGTGCCAGTATAATCATCACTGTAGTAAACATGTATCGATACATAATCATCTTCATCAAGATGTATGTAGCGAACCTCCCCCATGTAGTAAAAAGTCTTTAACTTAAGATTCGTCTCCTCATAGACCTCACGCAAAATGCACACATCCTTTGACTCGCCCGGCTCAATCTTGCCACCAATACCGATGTGTTTACCGTGATTAATATCATTCTTCTTTTTATTCCTGTACA comes from Fenollaria sporofastidiosus and encodes:
- a CDS encoding NUDIX hydrolase, whose amino-acid sequence is MKLKQAYTVIYIKDKITNKYLFLYRNKKKNDINHGKHIGIGGKIEPGESKDVCILREVYEETNLKLKTFYYMGEVRYIHLDEDDYVSIHVYYSDDYTGTIKECSEGTLKFMSEEEFYESPHWEGDEIFLDYALKNIPFKSVDYYYLNGHNIKTRLRNKDF